One part of the Zymomonas mobilis subsp. pomaceae ATCC 29192 genome encodes these proteins:
- the dnaJ gene encoding molecular chaperone DnaJ gives MSDFDYYELLEVERTADGKTIKSSYRRLAMRYHPDRNPGDREAEERFKAISEAYDCLKDPQKRAAYDRFGKAAFQGGGAGPGAQDFSGFSDIFESVFGEFMGGRGQSRSSVQRGADLRYDLEINLEEAFKGKSVDIELDVAATCEACHGSGAKADSGRKVCQTCHGSGRIRVQQGFFVVEQSCPVCHGKGEVISDPCPECHGEGRLEKHKTLSVNIPAGVDDGTRIRLSGEGEAGAHGGPAGDLYIFIHVIPHQVFQRENYNLFAHVPISFTKAALGGSIHVPSLDGEQHEIDIPAGIQSGKQLRRRGAGMPVLNGRGRGDLIVQIDVETPTHLTVKQRELLEQFRETETGEECPKSSGFFARIKNMLTGE, from the coding sequence ATCCCGGCGACAGAGAAGCAGAAGAACGCTTTAAAGCGATTTCTGAAGCCTATGATTGCTTGAAAGATCCTCAAAAAAGGGCCGCTTACGACCGCTTCGGTAAGGCCGCCTTTCAAGGGGGTGGTGCAGGTCCCGGTGCTCAGGATTTTAGCGGTTTTTCAGATATTTTTGAATCCGTTTTTGGCGAGTTCATGGGAGGGCGTGGGCAATCGCGCTCTTCGGTACAACGCGGTGCTGACTTACGTTACGATCTTGAAATCAATTTAGAGGAAGCCTTCAAAGGCAAATCTGTTGATATTGAGTTGGATGTTGCCGCGACTTGTGAAGCCTGCCACGGATCGGGCGCCAAGGCCGATTCTGGTCGGAAAGTCTGCCAAACTTGCCATGGAAGTGGACGAATTCGTGTTCAGCAAGGTTTCTTTGTTGTTGAACAAAGCTGTCCCGTTTGCCACGGCAAGGGCGAAGTAATCAGCGATCCTTGTCCAGAATGCCATGGGGAAGGGCGTCTGGAAAAGCATAAGACGCTTTCTGTCAATATTCCGGCAGGCGTTGATGACGGTACCCGTATTCGGCTATCTGGTGAGGGTGAAGCCGGAGCGCATGGTGGGCCGGCAGGCGATCTTTATATATTTATCCATGTTATACCGCATCAGGTTTTCCAGCGTGAAAACTATAATTTATTTGCGCATGTGCCGATTTCTTTTACCAAAGCGGCACTGGGTGGCTCTATCCATGTTCCAAGTTTGGATGGCGAACAGCATGAAATTGATATTCCGGCCGGTATTCAGTCGGGAAAACAATTGCGCCGTCGCGGTGCAGGAATGCCCGTTTTAAATGGTCGTGGACGGGGTGACCTGATTGTTCAGATTGATGTTGAAACACCTACGCATCTGACTGTCAAACAGCGCGAATTACTGGAGCAGTTCCGTGAAACAGAAACCGGAGAGGAATGTCCAAAATCCTCTGGTTTTTTCGCACGGATTAAAAATATGCTGACAGGCGAATAG